A single region of the Pseudomonadota bacterium genome encodes:
- a CDS encoding EAL domain-containing protein — translation MKSKLSLAQRYAIYMGSIAFALLFAMFLLQVYQLQQTSARISQESQRTFAAETVRQLRQRGVVLAETLAHNVTEPYLAMDMVSLYDLIVPVRRSTSVESVFFFDANGRILHDGTREIAMYDQDVRTVFPNIRPQSGESDVLVLSRSIAVVRPVRSELQLHGGVVVELSTAGVDESHALLGDQLNELTDNSVRTSVLELGVIGLVLVVVLSLVAMLAGKRLAEPVKRLGMLADRLGKGDYDARVGFRRDDEIGDLAQSFDQMRQNLKEQNQRIEFQAYFDELTGLRNRASFHQLMSDVFVNGHPDAQHVLVYIDIDGFKRVNDGLGHGAGDRLLKAFAQRLRTWSTDVNGEPNGLSVCNAARWGGDQFVLLLRDVADTTIVSPMARNLLGTLGQPVDIAGMDVVLSSSVGYAVYPHDAKDSDTLMSYADLAMYTSKERGTNLVSAYTHRVNERVELNLLMESELRLAIEEEQFELKYMPIADTTSRVVTGFEQLVVWNHPERGELKPKHFMTALVSAGLREKFREWGFFQGLADLRRWHDAGFDHLRLHYNLASLDFDPRWLSEILLEGLEREQIDSRDISFEISEQSFSKNMLLTAELLRDLGVYDVSLWIDSFGTGYTSLNRLRRMSVTGIKLHHSVVRGVNRSQDNQHLVAASIAMAHGLGLLAAADGVFDEGQLSFLRQKGCDAVQGPLVGEPIIAASVEAYLRNYSSSHRFKRSS, via the coding sequence ATGAAGTCCAAGTTGTCGCTGGCACAACGTTATGCCATTTACATGGGTTCAATCGCGTTCGCCCTGTTGTTTGCGATGTTTTTATTGCAGGTCTATCAGCTGCAACAAACATCCGCTCGAATCTCGCAAGAAAGCCAGCGTACCTTTGCGGCGGAAACCGTGCGCCAGCTTCGTCAGCGCGGTGTCGTACTGGCGGAAACTTTGGCGCACAATGTGACCGAGCCCTATCTCGCCATGGATATGGTGTCGCTGTACGACCTTATCGTTCCGGTAAGACGCTCCACCTCGGTCGAGAGCGTGTTCTTTTTTGATGCCAACGGACGCATCTTGCACGACGGCACACGTGAAATCGCCATGTACGATCAGGATGTGCGTACGGTGTTTCCCAACATCCGACCTCAATCAGGCGAGAGTGACGTGCTTGTACTGAGTCGGTCAATCGCAGTGGTCCGACCGGTGCGCTCCGAGCTGCAGCTTCATGGCGGTGTGGTGGTTGAGTTGAGCACTGCCGGCGTCGATGAGAGTCACGCGCTACTGGGTGATCAGCTGAACGAACTGACCGACAATTCGGTTCGTACCAGTGTTCTAGAGCTCGGTGTCATTGGCCTTGTCCTAGTTGTGGTGTTGAGTTTGGTGGCAATGTTGGCCGGGAAGCGCTTGGCCGAACCCGTGAAACGACTCGGGATGCTCGCCGATCGTCTGGGTAAGGGCGATTATGACGCGCGCGTTGGGTTTCGGCGCGACGACGAGATCGGCGATCTGGCGCAGTCGTTTGACCAGATGCGACAGAACTTAAAGGAACAGAATCAGCGCATCGAATTTCAAGCGTACTTTGACGAATTGACGGGACTGCGCAATCGCGCATCGTTTCATCAACTCATGAGCGATGTTTTTGTTAACGGTCATCCCGATGCGCAGCATGTACTGGTGTATATCGATATTGATGGCTTCAAGCGCGTTAACGATGGTTTGGGCCACGGTGCTGGTGATCGACTGCTCAAAGCGTTTGCGCAACGCCTGCGCACGTGGTCGACGGATGTGAATGGAGAGCCCAACGGGCTTTCTGTGTGCAATGCGGCGCGCTGGGGCGGCGACCAGTTTGTGCTACTGCTGCGAGACGTTGCCGACACCACCATCGTTTCGCCGATGGCGCGCAATTTACTCGGTACGCTCGGCCAGCCAGTCGATATTGCTGGGATGGATGTGGTGCTGTCCTCGAGTGTGGGGTATGCCGTTTATCCACACGATGCGAAAGATTCCGATACGTTGATGAGTTATGCGGATCTGGCGATGTACACCTCGAAAGAGCGTGGCACCAATCTTGTGTCGGCATACACACACCGCGTAAACGAACGCGTCGAACTTAACCTACTGATGGAATCCGAGCTGCGTTTGGCGATTGAAGAAGAGCAATTCGAGCTTAAGTACATGCCGATTGCCGATACCACCAGCCGCGTCGTAACCGGGTTTGAACAATTGGTCGTATGGAATCATCCTGAACGAGGGGAGCTGAAACCCAAGCATTTTATGACCGCATTGGTATCGGCGGGTTTGCGTGAGAAGTTCAGAGAATGGGGTTTTTTCCAAGGGCTAGCAGATTTGCGCCGGTGGCATGATGCGGGCTTTGATCATTTACGACTTCACTACAATTTGGCATCGCTTGATTTTGATCCGCGTTGGCTATCCGAAATATTGCTGGAAGGACTCGAGCGGGAGCAAATCGATTCGCGCGACATCAGTTTTGAGATCAGTGAACAGAGTTTTTCTAAAAATATGTTGTTAACCGCCGAACTGCTTCGTGACCTCGGTGTTTACGATGTAAGCCTATGGATTGACTCGTTTGGGACCGGCTACACCTCGTTGAATCGATTAAGACGCATGTCGGTGACAGGGATTAAGCTCCACCATTCGGTGGTGCGGGGTGTCAATCGATCGCAGGACAATCAGCATCTGGTGGCCGCTTCGATTGCTATGGCGCACGGGCTCGGCTTGCTGGCGGCGGCCGACGGCGTGTTTGATGAAGGGCAACTCAGTTTTCTTCGTCAAAAGGGTTGCGATGCGGTGCAGGGCCCGCTTGTCGGTGAACCGATCATTGCTGCAAGTGTTGAGGCGTACTTGCGCAACTACTCCTCGTCTCACCGCTTCAAAAGATCGTCTTAA